The following are encoded in a window of Rhodothermus bifroesti genomic DNA:
- a CDS encoding dipeptidase, whose product MRHQALAYVDTHFERFVAELQDLLRIPSISTDPDYAGEVRRAAAWLADHFRALGFQTVEIFETEGHPIVYAAYEVGSDRPTVLVYGHYDVQPPDPLELWTSPPFEPRIQDGVLYARGASDDKGQLFMHVKAAEAYLKTAGTLPVNLKFLIEGEEESGSVHLRPFIEAHRSLLSADVVAISDTALFAPGVPSITYGLRGLVYVEVELTGPVRDLHSGVYGGAVENPINALARLIAGLHDAQHRITIPGFYDNVRPLTEEERQAFRELPFDEQAWMKAIGVSAVRTEAGYTILEAITARPTLDVNGIWGGYQGKGAKTVLPAKAGAKISMRLVPDQDPEDIIAKTQRYFEQHTPPTCQLRFTALHGGRPVLVNTRHPALQAAAEAMARVFGRRPYFTREGGSIPVVADFKQLLGLDSVLMGFGLNSDAIHAPDEHFGLDRFRQGIESIIYFWQCYGGA is encoded by the coding sequence ATGCGTCATCAGGCTTTAGCTTACGTCGATACCCATTTTGAGCGATTTGTAGCCGAGCTTCAAGACCTGCTTCGGATTCCCTCTATTAGTACCGATCCAGACTATGCAGGTGAAGTGCGGCGTGCAGCTGCTTGGCTAGCCGATCATTTTCGGGCACTGGGTTTCCAGACCGTAGAAATCTTTGAAACCGAGGGCCATCCGATAGTCTATGCAGCATACGAGGTTGGAAGCGACCGGCCTACTGTGTTGGTTTATGGCCACTACGATGTGCAGCCCCCGGATCCCCTAGAGCTGTGGACCTCGCCGCCGTTTGAGCCTCGGATTCAGGATGGAGTGCTTTATGCCCGGGGGGCTTCCGACGATAAAGGGCAGCTGTTCATGCACGTGAAAGCCGCCGAAGCGTATTTGAAGACAGCCGGCACGCTGCCTGTAAACTTAAAATTTTTGATTGAGGGTGAAGAAGAGTCGGGTTCGGTGCACCTTAGGCCGTTTATTGAGGCACATCGCTCGTTGCTTTCAGCCGACGTTGTAGCGATTTCCGATACGGCACTTTTTGCGCCAGGCGTCCCCTCGATCACCTATGGTCTGCGTGGGCTGGTGTACGTCGAGGTTGAGCTCACTGGCCCGGTGCGTGACCTGCACTCGGGTGTTTATGGCGGTGCTGTGGAAAACCCCATCAATGCCTTAGCACGGCTGATTGCAGGCTTGCACGACGCCCAGCATCGCATAACCATCCCAGGTTTTTACGACAACGTAAGGCCATTAACTGAAGAGGAGCGCCAGGCCTTTCGGGAATTGCCTTTCGATGAGCAGGCCTGGATGAAGGCTATTGGCGTCTCGGCGGTACGCACCGAAGCAGGTTATACCATTTTGGAAGCCATCACTGCGCGGCCGACGCTGGACGTCAACGGCATTTGGGGAGGGTATCAAGGAAAAGGGGCTAAAACGGTGCTACCGGCCAAGGCTGGCGCCAAAATTTCCATGCGCTTGGTGCCCGACCAAGATCCTGAAGATATTATAGCAAAAACGCAACGCTATTTTGAGCAGCATACTCCGCCTACTTGCCAATTACGCTTTACCGCCTTGCATGGAGGCCGTCCGGTGCTGGTGAATACCCGGCATCCAGCCCTGCAGGCAGCTGCTGAGGCGATGGCGCGCGTGTTTGGCCGTCGGCCCTACTTCACACGTGAAGGAGGGTCTATTCCTGTAGTAGCCGATTTTAAGCAGCTTTTGGGGCTCGATAGCGTGCTCATGGGCTTTGGCCTAAACTCGGATGCGATTCACGCCCCTGACGAACACTTTGGGCTAGATCGCTTCCGGCAGGGTATTGAAAGCATCATCTATTTCTGGCAATGCTACGGGGGCGCGTAG